A single genomic interval of Sinorhizobium garamanticum harbors:
- the rpsA gene encoding 30S ribosomal protein S1 produces MSATNPTRDDFAALLEESFAKTDLAEGYVAKGIITAIEKDVAIVDVGLKVEGRVPLKEFGAKAKDGALKVGDEVEVYVERIENALGEAVLSREKARREESWQRLEVKFEAGERVEGIIFNQVKGGFTVDLDGAVAFLPRSQVDIRPIRDVTPLMHNPQPFEILKMDKRRGNIVVSRRTVLEESRAEQRSEIVQNLEEGQVVEGVVKNITDYGAFVDLGGIDGLLHVTDMAWRRVNHPSEILNIGQQVKVQIIRINQETHRISLGMKQLESDPWDGIGAKYPVGKKISGTVTNITDYGAFVELEPGIEGLIHISEMSWTKKNVHPGKILSTSQEVDVVVLEVDPTKRRISLGLKQTLENPWQAFAHSHPAGTEVEGEVKNKTEFGLFIGLDGDVDGMVHLSDLDWNRPGEQVIEEYNKGDVVRAVVLDVDVEKERISLGIKQLGKDAVGEAAASGELRKNAVVSAEVIAVNDGGIEVKLVNHEDITSFIRRADLSRDRDEQRPERFSVGQLVDARVTNFSKKDRKIQLSIKALEIAEEKEAVAQFGSSDSGASLGDILGAALKNRQTNE; encoded by the coding sequence ATGTCTGCAACCAACCCCACCCGTGATGATTTCGCAGCGCTTCTTGAAGAGTCCTTCGCCAAGACGGACCTCGCCGAAGGCTATGTCGCCAAGGGCATCATCACCGCGATCGAAAAGGACGTCGCCATCGTCGACGTCGGTCTGAAGGTCGAAGGCCGCGTACCGCTGAAGGAATTTGGCGCCAAGGCCAAGGACGGCGCGCTCAAGGTCGGCGACGAAGTCGAAGTCTATGTTGAGCGCATCGAAAACGCGCTCGGCGAAGCCGTTCTGTCGCGCGAAAAGGCTCGCCGCGAGGAAAGCTGGCAGCGCCTGGAAGTGAAGTTCGAAGCCGGCGAACGCGTCGAAGGCATCATCTTCAACCAGGTCAAGGGCGGCTTCACCGTCGATCTCGACGGCGCCGTAGCCTTCCTGCCGCGTTCGCAGGTCGACATCCGTCCGATCCGCGACGTCACGCCGCTGATGCACAACCCGCAGCCCTTCGAAATCCTCAAGATGGACAAGCGCCGCGGCAACATCGTGGTCTCGCGCCGTACGGTTCTGGAAGAGTCCCGCGCCGAGCAGCGTTCTGAAATCGTCCAGAACCTCGAGGAAGGCCAGGTTGTCGAGGGTGTCGTCAAGAACATCACCGATTATGGTGCGTTCGTCGACCTCGGCGGCATCGATGGTCTGCTGCACGTGACCGACATGGCATGGCGTCGCGTCAACCATCCGTCGGAAATCCTGAACATCGGCCAACAGGTCAAGGTTCAGATCATCCGCATCAACCAGGAAACCCACCGCATCTCGCTCGGCATGAAGCAGCTCGAGTCCGATCCGTGGGATGGCATCGGCGCGAAGTATCCGGTCGGCAAGAAGATCTCCGGTACCGTCACGAACATCACCGACTACGGTGCGTTCGTCGAACTGGAGCCGGGCATCGAAGGCCTGATCCACATCTCCGAAATGTCCTGGACCAAGAAGAACGTCCACCCCGGCAAGATCCTGTCCACCAGCCAGGAAGTCGACGTTGTCGTTCTCGAAGTCGATCCGACCAAGCGTCGTATCTCGCTCGGCCTCAAGCAGACGCTCGAGAACCCGTGGCAGGCATTCGCGCATAGCCACCCGGCTGGCACCGAAGTCGAAGGCGAAGTCAAGAACAAGACCGAATTCGGCCTGTTCATCGGCCTCGACGGCGATGTCGACGGCATGGTCCACCTCTCCGACCTCGACTGGAACCGTCCGGGCGAGCAGGTCATCGAAGAATACAACAAGGGCGATGTCGTCCGCGCTGTCGTTCTCGATGTGGACGTCGAGAAGGAGCGCATCTCGCTCGGCATCAAGCAGCTCGGCAAGGACGCGGTCGGTGAAGCTGCCGCTTCCGGCGAACTGCGCAAGAACGCCGTTGTTTCGGCTGAGGTCATCGCAGTCAACGATGGTGGCATCGAAGTGAAGCTCGTCAACCACGAAGACATCACCTCGTTCATCCGTCGTGCGGACCTGTCGCGTGACCGTGACGAACAGCGTCCGGAGCGCTTCTCGGTTGGTCAGCTTGTCGACGCTCGCGTC
- the cmk gene encoding (d)CMP kinase: MTLTIAIDGPAAAGKGTLSRRIAEEYGFQHLDTGLTYRATAKALLDAGLPLDDEAVAGKMARNVELAGLDRSVLSAHAIGEAASKIAVMPAVRRALVEAQRAFSQRGPGTVLDGRDIGTVVCPDATVKLYVTASPEVRAKRRYDEIVAGGAAADYDAIFEDVKKRDERDMGRADSPLRPAADAHLLDTSEMSIEAAFQAAKTLIDAALQKKI; this comes from the coding sequence ATGACACTTACCATCGCCATCGACGGACCCGCCGCGGCCGGCAAGGGAACGCTCTCGCGCCGGATCGCCGAGGAATATGGCTTTCAACATCTCGACACCGGGCTTACCTACCGTGCGACCGCCAAGGCGCTTCTCGATGCCGGGCTGCCGCTCGATGACGAGGCGGTTGCCGGGAAGATGGCGCGCAATGTCGAACTCGCCGGTCTCGACCGGTCGGTACTGTCGGCCCATGCGATCGGCGAGGCGGCCTCGAAGATCGCCGTCATGCCGGCCGTTCGTCGCGCATTGGTCGAGGCGCAGCGCGCTTTTTCGCAGCGGGGGCCGGGAACCGTGCTCGATGGGCGTGATATCGGCACTGTCGTCTGCCCCGATGCTACCGTGAAGCTCTATGTCACGGCCTCGCCCGAAGTCAGGGCAAAACGGCGTTACGACGAGATCGTTGCCGGCGGTGCCGCGGCTGATTACGACGCGATCTTCGAGGATGTGAAAAAGCGCGACGAGCGCGATATGGGCCGGGCGGACAGCCCGCTTCGCCCGGCGGCGGATGCGCACTTGCTTGACACTTCCGAAATGAGTATAGAGGCGGCATTCCAGGCAGCGAAGACGCTGATCGACGCGGCCTTGCAGAAGAAGATTTGA
- the aroA gene encoding 3-phosphoshikimate 1-carboxyvinyltransferase, whose translation MSHGSSPRPATAKKSSDLKGTVRIPGDKSISHRSFMFGGLASGETRITGLLEGEDVINTGKAMQAMGAKIRKEGDTWIINGVGNGALLAPEAPLDFGNAGTGCRLTMGLVGVYDFDSTFIGDASLTKRPMGRVLNPLREMGVQVKSAEGDRLPVTLHGPRTPNPITYRVPMASAQVKSAVLLAGLNTPGITTVIEPVMTRDHTEKMLQGFGANLTVETDVEGVRTIRLEGRGKLTGQVIDVPGDPSSTAFPLVAALLVPGSDVTILNVLMNPTRTGLILTLQEMGANIEVMNARLAGGEDVADLRVRHSELKGVTVPEERAPSMIDEYPVLAVAAAFAEGSTVMNGLDELRVKESDRLSAVADGLKLNGVDCDEGEASLVVRGRPGGKGLGNASGGQVKTHLDHRIAMSFLVMGLASEHPVTVDDSTMIATSFPEFMDLMTGLGAKIE comes from the coding sequence ATGTCCCATGGCTCAAGCCCGCGGCCTGCCACCGCAAAAAAGTCTTCCGATCTCAAGGGCACGGTCCGCATTCCCGGCGACAAGTCGATCTCGCATCGCTCCTTCATGTTCGGCGGCCTTGCCTCGGGTGAGACGCGGATCACCGGCCTGCTCGAAGGGGAGGACGTGATCAACACCGGCAAGGCGATGCAGGCGATGGGCGCCAAGATCCGCAAAGAGGGCGATACCTGGATTATCAACGGCGTCGGCAATGGCGCACTGCTCGCGCCGGAAGCGCCGCTTGATTTCGGCAATGCCGGCACCGGCTGCCGGCTGACCATGGGCCTCGTCGGCGTCTATGATTTCGACTCGACCTTCATCGGCGATGCCTCGCTCACCAAACGGCCGATGGGGCGCGTGCTGAACCCGCTGAGAGAAATGGGCGTCCAGGTGAAATCGGCCGAGGGCGACCGGCTGCCGGTGACGCTGCATGGACCGAGGACGCCGAACCCGATCACCTACCGCGTGCCGATGGCGTCCGCCCAGGTCAAATCCGCCGTGCTGCTCGCCGGCCTCAACACGCCCGGCATCACCACCGTCATCGAACCGGTGATGACGCGCGATCATACGGAAAAGATGCTGCAGGGTTTCGGCGCCAATCTGACGGTCGAGACTGATGTTGAGGGTGTGCGCACCATTCGCCTCGAAGGGCGCGGCAAGCTGACGGGCCAGGTGATCGATGTCCCGGGCGATCCGTCCTCGACGGCCTTCCCGCTGGTGGCCGCGCTTCTCGTGCCGGGCTCGGACGTCACCATTTTGAACGTCTTGATGAATCCGACGCGCACTGGCCTCATCCTGACGCTGCAGGAAATGGGCGCCAACATCGAAGTCATGAATGCGCGCCTTGCCGGCGGCGAGGATGTCGCCGATCTCCGCGTGCGTCATTCGGAGCTGAAGGGCGTCACCGTGCCGGAAGAGCGCGCCCCGTCGATGATCGACGAATATCCGGTGCTCGCCGTCGCCGCCGCCTTCGCCGAAGGTTCGACCGTCATGAACGGCCTCGATGAACTGCGTGTGAAAGAATCCGACCGCCTCTCCGCCGTCGCCGACGGCCTGAAGCTCAACGGCGTCGACTGCGACGAGGGCGAGGCCTCGCTGGTCGTCCGCGGCCGCCCCGGCGGCAAGGGTCTCGGCAACGCTTCGGGCGGTCAGGTGAAAACCCATCTCGACCACCGCATCGCCATGAGCTTCCTCGTAATGGGGCTTGCTTCCGAGCACCCGGTGACGGTCGACGACTCGACGATGATCGCAACCAGCTTCCCCGAATTCATGGACCTGATGACGGGGCTGGGAGCGAAGATTGAGTGA
- a CDS encoding TIGR02300 family protein, which yields MAKPELGTKRIDPETGRKFYDLNRDPIVSPYTGKSYPLSFFEESSVAKVLEKAEEEEVAEVDTENTEVELVSLEDADDEASGGDDLPDLGDDDVEIDGDDDDTFLETDDEDDDDDMSDLIGVSDEDEDV from the coding sequence GTGGCAAAACCGGAACTTGGAACAAAGCGCATAGACCCGGAAACGGGGCGGAAATTCTACGATCTGAACCGTGATCCGATCGTCTCCCCCTACACGGGCAAGTCCTATCCGCTGTCCTTCTTCGAGGAGAGCTCCGTCGCCAAGGTGCTCGAGAAGGCAGAAGAGGAAGAGGTGGCGGAAGTCGACACCGAGAACACCGAAGTCGAACTCGTTTCGCTCGAGGATGCTGACGACGAGGCATCGGGCGGCGACGACCTGCCGGATCTTGGTGACGACGACGTCGAGATCGACGGTGACGACGACGACACCTTCCTCGAGACCGACGACGAAGACGACGACGACGATATGAGCGACCTCATCGGCGTCTCCGACGAGGATGAGGACGTCTAA